The Culex quinquefasciatus strain JHB chromosome 2, VPISU_Cqui_1.0_pri_paternal, whole genome shotgun sequence genome contains the following window.
AACCACAGGTCGTCATCAACCCAGCGTACCAAATTCCGGAaattgagtacgccatcaaaaagGTGGGCGTCAAAGCAATTTACATCCCCGAGCGTTACCTATCGCAAAGATACTACGAAATGCTGGCCCAACTGGCCCCCGAATTGGCCACATCCAAACCAGGCGAACTCCAAAGCTCCAAACTGCCCTCGCTATCTGCGGTCATCGTTGACAGTGAGTCGGGTGGAAAGCTACCGTAAGTCGTTGAATCGGAGGTTTTTTAAGTTgtttaattaattcaattgcAGAGGAACCGTTCAATACCAGGACCTGTTCACGCTATCCTCTTCCGAGGATCAGTCCAAAATTGAGTCCCTGCAGTCGCAAATCTCCCCCGATAGTGGAGTCAACATTCAGTTCACGTCCGGAACGACCGGCCAACCTAAGGCTGCCCTCATGTCCCATTACGGCTTCGTCAACAACGGCATCCACATCGGGTTCCGGAACGAGTTCAACCTCAAAGATCACCGCATCTGTGTTCAGACGCCCTTTTTCCACGTGTTCGGAATGGTCATCGGCATTGTGGCCGCGATGAGTTACGGCACTACGCTGGTGCTTCCGGGACCGGGGTTCAAAGTGGCCGAGTCGTTGGAGGCAATCGATAAAGAGAAGTTAGTGTTGGGAAGGATTTTTGTTCAATAGAAGGCTAACAAACAATCTTTGCAGATGCACTGTTATCTACGGAACACCAACCATGTACGTCGACTTGGTGCGAAGAGTCCGGGAAGCGAACATCAAGCTACCTCCGATTGATCTGGCCGTCACGGGTGGGGCGATCTGCTCGCCAAAGCTTTTCGAAGACATCCAGGAGGTGTTGGGAGTTCGACAGGTGAAAACTGTCTTCGGTATGACGGAAGCATCGGCCGTGCTGTTCCAATCGTTGTTCAACGAATCCAAGGATAAGGTTTTACAGACCGTTGGTCACCTGCACGATCACTACGAAGCGAAGGTGGTGGACGCGAATGGAAATACAGTCCCGATGGGAGCTCCCGGAGAGCTGTGGGTTCGTGGCTACGGAACCATGCTCGGGTACTGGGGTGATCCTCAGAAGACCAAGGAAACCATCGACGTGGACAAGTGGCTCAAGACTGGGGATCAATTCGAGCTGCGGCCGGATGGCTATGGGAAGATTGTCGGTCGCATGAAGGAAATGGTCATCCGTGGAGGAGAACATCTACCCGAAAGAGCTGGAAGACTTTCTGAACACGCATCCAAAGATTCTGGAGACGCACTGCATCGGGGTTCCGGACGAGCGGATGGGAGAAGAGCTTTGTGCATACGTGCGACTGAAGGACGAAGGTCAATCGTTGGAACACGCGGAAATGAAACAGTTCTGCAAGGGGAAAATCTCACACTTTAAAATTCCCAAGTATTTACGGATAGTGGACGAGTTCCCGAAGACAGTGTCCGGAAAGATTCAGAAGTTCAAACTTGTCGAACGTTTTAAGGCTgagaattaataaataaatgtgactGCAATTGTTTGAATACTTTATTTGAAGACTTAATTCTTATTGCGTTTACATCAATACAAATATCTAACATCCTTTCCAGGTTGGCATCAATCCGGCCTTCCAAGCACCCGAGGTAGAGTACTCCTTGAACAAGGTGGGAGTCAATGCGCTTATTGCTGCGGAGAGTCACCGGAATCACAACTACTACGAAACGCTTACCAAGATCATCCCAGAACTGGCAAACTGTCCGAAGGATTCCCTAAACTGCTCAAAAGTACCAACACTTAAAACTGTGATTATCGATAACGAACGATCTTCCGGATCTCTTCCGTAAGTAAAGATTCATTCCACAGCTGTCTTCTTAACAGGTTATTTTTTCCGACCAGTGGTACCTTCTCATTCCGAGACCTGCTCACGCTATCAACCCCTCAACAAGCCGCTACTATTGAATCTCTACAGTCGGAAATCTCACCGGACTCGGGAGTTAATCTGCAGTTCACTTCGGGTACTACCGGACAACCGAAGGCGGCCTACATGCATCATTACGGATTCGTCAACAACGGTATTCACATCGCCGTGCGCAACGAGTTTGATCGTAGCCTGCATCGGATTTGTCTCCAGGTACCATTGTTCCACGCGTACGCCATAGTGGTCGGTATCATGGCCGCGCTAACCCACGGAACGACCTTAGTCCTGCCGGATTCCGGCTACAACCCGCTGCAATCGCTGGAGGCTATTGTGAAGGAGAAGTAAGAGTTCCTTAAGCTATCTGATAGCAATGATTCTAAGACCCTTTCTTCTAGATGTACAACAATCTACGGCACCCCGACCATGTACGTCGACCTGATCAAAGCGGTTCGGGAGACCAATTTCCAGATGCCAGCGGTGGAGCAAGCCGTCACCGGTGGAGCATCATGTTCGCCCAAACTATTCCAGGACATCCGAGACGTGCTGCGTGTCCGTAAACCCAAAACTGTCTTCGGCATGACGGAAGCTTCCGCCATTTTGTATCAGTCACTGTTCAACGACGATGGGGATGAGCTGTTGAACACGGTTGGACACGTTACCGACCACTACGAGGCTAAGGTTGTGGACAGTGCTGGGAACACGGTGCCCTTTGGAACGCCCGGTGAGCTGTGGGTTCGTGGATAC
Protein-coding sequences here:
- the LOC6031271 gene encoding LOW QUALITY PROTEIN: medium-chain acyl-CoA ligase ACSF2, mitochondrial (The sequence of the model RefSeq protein was modified relative to this genomic sequence to represent the inferred CDS: inserted 2 bases in 1 codon); this translates as MNFISCRAITRVKDKTHVISQKYASLITPRFYHSSKPLRCAGATSSGLAQEQSQSYIHHIGKEPLVYRNVGQHLRLAAEKYPNNEAIVSCHQAQRLTYSDVLEKVDRIAASFYQLGLKKGDRVGIWAPNGTQFYLSTLAAARAGMISVVINPAYQIPEIEYAIKKVGVKAIYIPERYLSQRYYEMLAQLAPELATSKPGELQSSKLPSLSAVIVDSESGGKLPGTVQYQDLFTLSSSEDQSKIESLQSQISPDSGVNIQFTSGTTGQPKAALMSHYGFVNNGIHIGFRNEFNLKDHRICVQTPFFHVFGMVIGIVAAMSYGTTLVLPGPGFKVAESLEAIDKEKCTVIYGTPTMYVDLVRRVREANIKLPPIDLAVTGGAICSPKLFEDIQEVLGVRQVKTVFGMTEASAVLFQSLFNESKDKVLQTVGHLHDHYEAKVVDANGNTVPMGAPGELWVRGYGTMLGYWGDPQKTKETIDVDKWLKTGDQFELRPDGYGKIVGRMKEMVIRGGXNIYPKELEDFLNTHPKILETHCIGVPDERMGEELCAYVRLKDEGQSLEHAEMKQFCKGKISHFKIPKYLRIVDEFPKTVSGKIQKFKLVERFKAEN
- the LOC119766437 gene encoding medium-chain acyl-CoA ligase ACSF2, mitochondrial-like, producing MHHYGFVNNGIHIAVRNEFDRSLHRICLQVPLFHAYAIVVGIMAALTHGTTLVLPDSGYNPLQSLEAIVKEKCTTIYGTPTMYVDLIKAVRETNFQMPAVEQAVTGGASCSPKLFQDIRDVLRVRKPKTVFGMTEASAILYQSLFNDDGDELLNTVGHVTDHYEAKVVDSAGNTVPFGTPGELWVRGYGTMLGYWNDPKKTKETIDVDKWLRTGDQFVLRADGYGKIVGRIKEVIIRGGENIFPKEIEDFLNAHPKILETHCIAVPDERMGEEVCAYVRLKDGKEQLDLSEIRDYFVYNQTNYERVITSSSTVNVEQLSRTLYQSSIYR